One Bosea sp. 124 genomic window, TTACCCTTAGGTTAACTTCAATGGGGATAATCGAGCCAGCGGCAACGAGATCGGCTATGGCTGCCATCGATGTCAACGAATCGCGAATGTCACAGGATCCTCTCCCATGACATCGACGGCTGACCGGCGCTCCATGGGATGAAGAGCGCTATCGGCGCAAGCCAGATCCGGCTGCGCAACGTCGAGCTCGATTCTGTACGACATCATCATCACCCCCCGGTTGTAGCAATGCGCATGCCAGAATAGCCGTATTGGCATATCGGCGGGAAGCGTGCCGAAGATGTTTGCGAACGTATCTGCGGCACGTGGGAGCTCCTCATGCTCGCGGGGTCCCAAGGCTGCAACGGGGCGGGATCCATCGCTCGAGGCACAGCGTTGCCCATACCGCGCCGGCGACAGGATCACGAATTTGCCACCATGGTTGGACATCGATCATCCCGATGGCTCGCCCGGGCGCTTCGGGGTGCCGGCTCCGAAGCGCGTTTTAACCGGCAGGTCCATTCCGACACGATTTCTTAACCCTGACCGCTGTACCCTTAAGATAGGGCGCTTGGATTGGGCTCAGGGCCATCGCCGCCTATCGCAGAGCGGCTGCTTCCGATTTTCACTCAGGAGGTCTGATTGCTTATCGCGATTGCACTATTCGTGGTAGGCTTCGCGATCAGCCTGACGGCCCGCGTCTTCGTTCTTGTGCCGGTTTGTGCCTTTGTCGTTATCGGCTTCCTGACCGCGTGGTGCATCCTGGGCGAACTGGATGGGTTCCGCGTCGCGGTTCTGATTGGTTATATCTTCGCGCTCAATACCGGCTACGTGGTTGGTGCTGCGGTGGGGCAGGGCGCCAGCAGTTCGTAGGAAACACCACCATCGGACGATGCAGTCGGGTTCGGGCGCCTTCACGATAACTCAGGCGTGCCGCGCAATCAGTTCGGCGCGCTCCCGGTACAGCTTTTCCTCGTCGTAGAGCCGGCCGGAGCGGGCCGCGTTGCGCACCAGTTCGGCTAGCCGCGATCGGTCGGCATCAAGGTGGACAAGCGAGGCCCCGAGAGCGGCGACGTCGTCAAGCGGCGAGAGCATTCCGCCGCCGCCGTTCTGGACCAGCCCTTCCGGATAGCCGCCGGTGTAACCGACGATCGGGCAGCCCGATACGAGCGCCTCGATGAGGCAGCGGGGGGATTCCTTGGTCTTGTGGCAGAACATGAAGATGTGGCTGCTGCGCATGGCCTCGAGGATCGTGGCGCGATCGCCGACATATCCCGGCAAGGCGACATATTCGGAAATCCCGAGCTTCTCAGCCAATTCTTTCATCTCGGGCAGCAGCGGACCGTCGCCGAGCCAGCAGGCTTCGAAGGACAGGCCGGCCTGTCTGGCCGATGCCAGGGCGTGAAGCCAATCGAGCGGCCCCTTCATCACCGCGGCTCGTCCCACATAAGTGACGCGCAGCTTCTGGCCGTTCAGGATGCCATCGATTTTTTCGTCGAGCCGGGGAGTCTCGATGAAATCGCTGGGCTGCGTGTGCACGTCGTAGACGCAGGCGGGATTGGAGGCGTAGGGCGCATAGGCCTTGAACGTGTCCATTCCCTGCAACAGGGCCAGCGAGCTTCGTCCAAGCAGGTAGCGGTGGTAGGGAATCATGAGGGGCAGGGTGAGCCTCTCCTTGATCTGCCGCCGCAATGGCAACTCCGGGAGCGCGTTGCGGATCACATCCTGCTCGACGCGATCGAACCAGATGGCAAATTTCCGGCCTTGCGACCTCGCTTCAAGCGCGGCGATGGCTGCCCAATCGCCCACCAGATAGCCCACGGTGAAGGAGAGGTGGTCGGCCCTTCGAATTTCGGCTGCCAGAAGCGCCCGCGTTTGCCTGTAATTCGCGACGAAAGTCCCGACACGATAGGCCAGCGGCAACGGCACGAAGCGGATTTGCGCGCTGCAGGGCAGGTCGACGACATCGAGCCATGTCGCGGAGGTCGCATCCTCGGACGCATCCGCCAGCGCGATGCCGGCGAATGTGACGGTCTCGAAATGCTCGGCCCATCGGCAGATGCCGGCACAGGTCTGATCATCGAGCCGCAGGCCGCGTGGCCCCTGCCGCAGCCGAACCGCCGTGACCAGCAGCAAATGTCCCTTCGCGCCTGTAGGCGGGGCCGCGCTGTCTCGATCGTCGCGGTGCGTGGGAGAGTGCGCGTCAAGCCCGGTCGTCATCTACGTCACCTCTTGGCACGGGGCAGCATTGGAGATGGTCCAGCGCGGTGGAAAACCGTGTCACAGTCATAGGCTTTTGCAACCACTGCAGGTCGCCTGCTCCGGGGCAATGCCACTTGCGCGCGT contains:
- a CDS encoding glycosyltransferase — translated: MTTGLDAHSPTHRDDRDSAAPPTGAKGHLLLVTAVRLRQGPRGLRLDDQTCAGICRWAEHFETVTFAGIALADASEDATSATWLDVVDLPCSAQIRFVPLPLAYRVGTFVANYRQTRALLAAEIRRADHLSFTVGYLVGDWAAIAALEARSQGRKFAIWFDRVEQDVIRNALPELPLRRQIKERLTLPLMIPYHRYLLGRSSLALLQGMDTFKAYAPYASNPACVYDVHTQPSDFIETPRLDEKIDGILNGQKLRVTYVGRAAVMKGPLDWLHALASARQAGLSFEACWLGDGPLLPEMKELAEKLGISEYVALPGYVGDRATILEAMRSSHIFMFCHKTKESPRCLIEALVSGCPIVGYTGGYPEGLVQNGGGGMLSPLDDVAALGASLVHLDADRSRLAELVRNAARSGRLYDEEKLYRERAELIARHA